Proteins from a single region of Streptomyces spinoverrucosus:
- the rpsR gene encoding 30S ribosomal protein S18, whose amino-acid sequence MPCRQGPRKPLKTRPNPLDTAGITYIDYKDTDLLRKFISDRGKIRGSRVTRVSAQQQRQLAKAIKNAREMAILPYASR is encoded by the coding sequence ATGCCCTGTCGCCAGGGCCCCCGTAAGCCTCTCAAGACCCGCCCCAACCCTCTGGACACGGCAGGGATCACGTACATCGACTACAAGGACACAGACCTGCTGCGGAAGTTCATTTCCGACCGTGGCAAGATCCGCGGCAGCCGCGTCACCCGCGTCTCGGCCCAGCAGCAGCGACAACTCGCCAAGGCGATCAAGAACGCCCGCGAGATGGCAATCCTTCCGTACGCGAGCCGGTAG
- the aztD gene encoding zinc metallochaperone AztD, which produces MDKPTSTRTLTGTALALAAAMALTACGGNDDTSTDTKPKQAKGSQAAAVKNPLVASYDGGLYVLDGETLKLAKTVELPGFNRVNPAGDKDHVVISTDTGFRVFDAVRQTFTDAEFKGAKPGHVVQHAGKTVLFTDGTGEVNVFDPAGLADGKKPQSRSYTSAEPHHGVAIELTNGELLSTLGTEEKRTGALVLDKNNKEIKRAENCPGVHGEAAAKGEAVAVGCEDGVLIYKDGKFTKVDAPDDYGRIGNQRGSDLSPVLLGDYKTDAEAELERPTRISLIDTRTAKIRLVDLGTSYSFRSLARGPQGEALVLGTNGTLHVIDPETGKVEKKIDAVDDWTEPLDWQQARPTLFVRDDTAYVSEPGKRQLHSFDLESGTKLNSVTLPKSTNELSGVVAGH; this is translated from the coding sequence ATGGACAAGCCCACAAGCACCAGAACGCTCACGGGCACGGCCCTCGCCCTGGCGGCGGCCATGGCGCTGACCGCCTGCGGCGGGAACGACGACACCTCCACCGACACCAAGCCGAAGCAGGCGAAGGGCAGCCAGGCCGCGGCGGTCAAGAACCCGCTGGTCGCCTCCTACGACGGGGGACTGTACGTCCTCGACGGTGAGACCCTGAAGCTCGCGAAGACGGTCGAACTGCCGGGCTTCAACCGGGTCAACCCGGCAGGCGACAAGGACCATGTCGTCATCTCCACCGACACCGGATTCCGCGTTTTCGACGCCGTCCGGCAGACCTTCACGGACGCCGAGTTCAAGGGTGCCAAGCCCGGTCACGTCGTCCAGCACGCCGGCAAGACGGTCCTGTTCACGGACGGCACGGGAGAGGTGAACGTCTTCGACCCCGCCGGCCTCGCCGACGGCAAGAAGCCGCAGTCCCGCAGCTACACCTCCGCCGAGCCCCACCACGGCGTCGCCATCGAGCTGACCAACGGCGAACTCCTCAGCACCCTGGGAACCGAGGAGAAGCGCACCGGCGCCCTGGTCCTGGACAAGAACAACAAGGAGATCAAGCGCGCCGAGAACTGCCCCGGTGTGCACGGCGAGGCGGCCGCGAAGGGCGAGGCGGTCGCCGTCGGCTGCGAGGACGGGGTCCTGATCTACAAGGACGGAAAGTTCACCAAGGTCGACGCCCCCGACGACTACGGCCGCATCGGCAACCAGCGGGGCAGCGACCTCTCGCCGGTCCTCCTGGGCGACTACAAGACCGACGCCGAGGCGGAACTGGAGCGGCCCACCCGCATCTCGCTGATCGACACCCGTACGGCGAAGATACGCCTGGTCGATCTCGGCACCAGCTACTCCTTCCGCTCGCTCGCCCGCGGCCCCCAGGGCGAGGCCCTCGTGCTCGGCACCAATGGCACCCTCCACGTCATCGATCCGGAGACCGGCAAGGTCGAGAAGAAGATCGACGCGGTGGACGACTGGACGGAGCCGCTGGACTGGCAGCAGGCCAGGCCCACCCTCTTCGTCCGCGACGACACGGCCTACGTCTCCGAGCCGGGCAAGCGCCAACTGCACTCCTTCGACCTGGAGTCGGGCACGAAGCTCAACTCCGTGACCCTGCCGAAGAGCACCAACGAACTGTCCGGCGTCGTCGCCGGCCACTGA
- the aztC gene encoding zinc ABC transporter substrate-binding protein AztC, translating into MSVRAKAARVRALVLTLISFFTLAATATGCASDDDRPRVVVTTNILGDITRAIVGDEADVSVLMKPNADPHSFGLSAVQAAELENADLVVYNGLGLEENVLRHVEAARDSGVATFAAGEAADPLTFHTGDEGGPAEEGGEPDPHFWTDPDRVRKAAALIADQVVEHVDGVQEKAVRDNAERYDGQLADLATWMEKSFAAIPGDRRALVTNHHVFGYLADRFGFRVIGAVIPSGTTLASPSSSDLRSLTQAMREAGVRTVFADSSQPTRLAEVLRQEMGGDVDVVPLYSESLTEKGKGAGTYLEMMRANTSAMTEGLTGD; encoded by the coding sequence ATGAGCGTGCGCGCGAAGGCGGCGCGGGTCCGCGCCCTGGTCCTGACCCTGATCAGCTTCTTCACCCTCGCCGCCACGGCGACCGGCTGTGCGAGCGACGACGACCGGCCCCGGGTCGTGGTGACGACCAACATCCTCGGTGACATCACCCGTGCGATCGTCGGCGACGAGGCGGACGTCAGCGTCCTGATGAAGCCCAACGCCGACCCGCACTCCTTCGGTCTGTCGGCCGTGCAGGCGGCCGAGTTGGAGAACGCCGACCTGGTCGTCTACAACGGGCTGGGCCTGGAGGAGAACGTACTGCGGCACGTGGAGGCCGCCCGCGACTCCGGTGTGGCCACCTTCGCGGCCGGCGAGGCGGCGGACCCGCTCACCTTCCACACCGGCGACGAGGGCGGCCCCGCCGAAGAGGGCGGAGAGCCCGACCCGCACTTCTGGACCGACCCCGACCGGGTGCGCAAGGCCGCCGCACTGATCGCGGACCAGGTGGTGGAACACGTCGACGGCGTGCAGGAGAAGGCCGTCCGTGACAACGCCGAACGCTACGACGGCCAACTCGCGGACCTCGCCACCTGGATGGAGAAGTCCTTCGCCGCGATACCCGGGGACCGCCGTGCCCTGGTGACCAACCACCACGTGTTCGGATACCTGGCCGACCGCTTCGGCTTCCGGGTGATCGGTGCGGTCATCCCCAGCGGCACGACCCTCGCCTCACCCAGCTCATCCGACCTGCGCTCCCTCACACAGGCCATGCGGGAGGCCGGCGTACGCACCGTCTTCGCCGACTCCTCCCAGCCCACCCGGCTGGCCGAGGTCCTCCGCCAGGAGATGGGCGGCGACGTGGACGTCGTCCCGCTGTACTCCGAGTCGCTGACCGAGAAGGGCAAAGGCGCCGGCACCTACCTGGAAATGATGCGCGCCAACACCTCGGCCATGACCGAGGGCCTCACCGGCGACTGA
- the aztB gene encoding zinc ABC transporter permease AztB has translation MEWLTAPFEVTFVQRALWAGILVSAICALAGTWVVLRGMAFLGDAMSHGLLPGVAVAALLGGNLMVGALVSAAVMTAGVTALGRTPRLSQDTGIGLLFVGMLSLGVIIVSRSQSFAVDLTGFLFGDVLAVRESDLVLLGAALLLALLVAVLGHRAFLALAFDARKARTLGLRPRLAHAVLLALLALAIVASFHIVGTLLVLGLLIAPPAAALPWARSVSGVMLLAAVLGAIATFGGLLLSWHLSTAAGATVSGLAVSLFFLSHLASGVHHRRRARLAELPTPTPAVTANSPASAVTSTPHTTRPNET, from the coding sequence ATGGAGTGGTTGACGGCGCCTTTCGAGGTGACCTTCGTGCAGCGGGCCCTGTGGGCAGGGATTCTGGTGTCGGCCATATGTGCCCTGGCCGGCACATGGGTCGTACTCAGGGGGATGGCCTTCCTCGGTGACGCCATGTCCCACGGACTGCTGCCGGGAGTCGCGGTCGCCGCGCTGCTCGGGGGCAACCTCATGGTGGGAGCTCTGGTGAGCGCGGCCGTCATGACCGCCGGCGTCACCGCCCTCGGCCGTACGCCGAGACTGTCCCAGGACACCGGAATCGGCCTGCTCTTCGTCGGCATGCTGTCCCTGGGCGTCATCATCGTGTCGCGGTCGCAGTCGTTCGCGGTCGACCTGACCGGGTTCCTCTTCGGCGACGTTCTCGCCGTACGCGAGAGCGACCTGGTACTGCTGGGAGCGGCGCTGCTGTTGGCGCTGCTCGTCGCGGTACTCGGTCACCGGGCCTTCCTGGCCCTGGCGTTCGACGCCCGCAAGGCCCGGACACTCGGCCTGCGCCCCCGGCTGGCCCACGCCGTGCTGCTCGCACTGCTGGCCCTGGCCATCGTGGCCTCGTTCCACATCGTGGGGACGTTGCTGGTCCTCGGCCTGCTCATCGCCCCGCCGGCGGCGGCCTTGCCCTGGGCGCGCAGCGTGAGCGGCGTCATGCTTCTCGCGGCGGTCCTCGGCGCGATCGCCACCTTCGGCGGCCTGCTGCTCTCCTGGCACCTGAGCACCGCGGCCGGAGCGACCGTCTCCGGCCTGGCGGTGAGCCTGTTCTTCCTGTCCCACCTCGCGTCCGGAGTGCACCACCGACGCCGCGCCCGCCTCGCGGAACTCCCCACTCCCACCCCCGCGGTGACTGCGAACAGCCCCGCTTCCGCGGTCACGTCGACCCCCCACACGACCCGACCGAACGAAACCTGA
- the aztA gene encoding zinc ABC transporter ATP-binding protein AztA, translating into MTTMFNNNRREAPGAEEGNHRIRFAGLDAGYPGRPVLRQLTADIPALAMTALVGPNGSGKSTLLGVLAGVIETTAGQLRYSQGHPPAFVPQRGAVGDALPLTVRQTVEMGRWGERGLWRRLTRHDRTLVDSAMDRLGVADLSARQLGELSGGQRQRVLIAQGLAQQSDLLLLDEPTTGLDPEARERIAALLAELVADGTTVVQATHDLEAARTADACLLLSDGRLVGWGIPDQVLTTEALARIWQLA; encoded by the coding sequence ATGACAACCATGTTCAATAACAATCGCCGTGAAGCCCCGGGCGCCGAGGAAGGAAACCATCGCATCCGGTTCGCCGGCCTGGACGCCGGATACCCGGGCAGACCCGTACTGCGCCAACTCACCGCGGATATACCGGCCTTGGCCATGACGGCGCTCGTCGGACCGAACGGGAGCGGAAAGTCCACCCTCCTCGGAGTCCTCGCCGGCGTGATCGAGACCACAGCCGGACAGCTCCGGTATTCCCAAGGACATCCGCCGGCCTTCGTGCCGCAGCGCGGTGCCGTCGGCGACGCACTGCCGCTCACCGTGCGGCAGACGGTGGAGATGGGGCGCTGGGGCGAGCGCGGCCTGTGGCGGCGGCTGACCAGGCACGACCGGACGCTGGTCGACTCGGCCATGGACCGGCTGGGCGTCGCCGACCTCTCCGCCCGCCAGCTCGGCGAGTTGTCGGGCGGTCAGCGCCAACGCGTCCTGATCGCCCAGGGCCTCGCCCAGCAGTCCGACCTCCTCCTGCTGGACGAGCCGACCACCGGGCTCGACCCGGAGGCCCGCGAGCGGATCGCGGCGCTGCTGGCGGAACTGGTCGCCGACGGCACCACCGTCGTCCAGGCCACGCACGACCTGGAAGCCGCCCGCACGGCGGACGCCTGCCTCCTCCTCAGCGACGGGCGGCTGGTCGGATGGGGCATACCTGACCAGGTACTCACCACCGAAGCCCTCGCCCGGATCTGGCAGCTGGCGTGA